The genomic segment ATCGCCCATTGCCAAGTTCTTCGACGATGCGACGCTCAAAGCCGTGGTCCGCAGCCTGAACGGTATGCCGGGCGATCTCCTGCTGTTCGTCGCGGATGCGCCCGCCACGGCCAACGCAGTGTTGGGCGCTCTGCGTCTCGCGCTGGGCAAGCGCCTCAATCTGATCGACCACGCGAAGTTCACCGTGCTCTGGGTGCTCGACTTCCCGCTGTTGGAGTACGATGCGGAGGAGAAGCGCTGGGTGGCGATGCATCATCCGTTCACCTCACCCATGGACGAAGATTTGGAAAAGGTGGACAGCGATCCGGGCAAGGTTCGCGCCAAGGCGTACGATATGGTGCTCAACGGCGAGGAGATCGGCGGGGGCAGCATCCGGATCCACCGCCAGGAGGTTCAGTCCCGCATGTTCTCGCGGCTCGGCATCGGGAAGGAAGAGGCCGAAGCGAAGTTTGGTTTCTTATTGGAGGCGCTGCAGTACGGCGCGCCGCCGCACGGCGGCATCGCGTTCGGGTTGGACCGCCTCGCGATGTTGTTGGTCGGTGCGGAGTCGATCCGGGACGTGATCGCGTTTCCGAAGACGCAAAAGGCGATCTGCCAAATGACCAATGCGCCGAGCCCGGTGGATGAGAAGCAGCTCCGCGAACTGTCGATCCGCGTGGTCCTGCCCCCGAAACAGAACCCGGAGAAGACACATGGCTGACGACGGAAAAGCCCTGCTCCTGAAGACCGCGGCCGACGTGGGCAAGTACTACGCGTTCATCGGCCAGGCGCTGCGCGCGATCTATGATCCGGCCTCGGCCGCGCAGTTGCCCGCGGAGGTCCTCCACGGCCAGATCGACCAGATCCGCGCCTCCCTCGCTCCCGCACTTGAGACCAACCCGGTTGTGAAACAGAATTTTGCCGAGATCGACGCGCAGATCGAACGCCTGCGCCTGGAAGCGGCCGGCGGCGAGAAGAAGGCCCTGGCCGAGGCGAGGGCCTTGGGCGACAAGATCCAGGAGCGCGCCAAAGTCGTGAGTGACCTGGTGGCCTTGTTTCGTCGTTTGTAACAGCCTGTCTGAGAAACCGCGAAGGCGGAGCCTGTTCAGGAATGCGTCAGATGCAAGGCGCTGCGAGCACCGGACCTGTAGGGGCGTATTGCAATACGTCCCTACGAAACCGTCAGGATCGGATACGCAGCAGCAACGCTGCAGATGACCATTGCTTCGCCACCTGCAAGGTCCCGTCGGGCCTATTAACACTCGCGCCTCTGGCGCGTGCAGGTTCCCGGACAGGCTCATAAGCATGTCTTGGATGCCGAAGCGGATTGAGACCGCTCGGCTCATCCTGCAGCCCACCGGCGAGGGCGAGAGTCCCACTTCAGGCAGGAATTTCGCCATGCGCCCTGGCCTTCCCAATCAGTGGCGAGTTGTCCCCAAGGATACTGAGCAGGTCATCGGTCTGATCGGCTTCATTCGCTGGGAGCGGGAGAAGGGGGTTGCGGAGATTGGCTTCGGCATTGTACAAGCCATGTGGGGGCAGGGGTATATGACCGAAGCGTGCCGGGCGGTGGTGGACTTTGGATTCGAAGACATGGGGTTGACCCGAGTGGAGGCGCGTTGCCAGGTCAGCAATCCTGCGTCGGCGCGGGTGTTGGAGAAGATCGGGATGCGGCGCGCGGGCACGGTGCGCGGCCGCGTACACTCCAAGGCGCCGGAAGAAGACTTTTGGCTGTACGCCGTTGAGCGGGGAGGGACTGATGCGCCCGATCGCTGAGCAGCGCCCGCTGACAGACGTCCTCTCCGCGCACGTGGGCCGTCCCGGTGTGCTCTGCCATGCGGCCTACTGCAGCATCGGACTGTGGCGGACCGCCGAGCAGCCTGGCGGCGACGTGCCCGTGATCCTGGGCTCGGCGGGGAATCCACCGGGGCACCGCGTCCACTTCTTCGCCCGGTCGTACGCCGCGACGCCGCTGGATCCCTCGCGCCACGCGAGCGTCACCGCGGAATTCGGGATCGAGCGGTTTGCCAAAGGCTACGGCCTGGAGCCCGTGGGCACGGGCATCGGTCTCGGCCTGGTCACGCGCTACGATGCCTACCTCTGCGTGTACGAGGCGGACGACCTCTCGCAGATCGGCCTCACCGAACAGACCACCTCGGACCCGGAAGCCGCGGACGTGGACGAAGCCCCGGCCGTGCTGGCCGGCGCCGAGGGCGTGCGCGTGTGCTTGATGATTCTGTACGGCTATATCCTGGGCACGCTCCGATTCGATCCCACCCGTCGTCGCGTCGTGCTGACCGACGGCGACCTCGACTCCGCCTCCTACACCGTGCTGCGCTCCGGCCTCTCGATCAAACCCACGACGTC from the Nitrospirota bacterium genome contains:
- a CDS encoding GNAT family protein; this translates as MPKRIETARLILQPTGEGESPTSGRNFAMRPGLPNQWRVVPKDTEQVIGLIGFIRWEREKGVAEIGFGIVQAMWGQGYMTEACRAVVDFGFEDMGLTRVEARCQVSNPASARVLEKIGMRRAGTVRGRVHSKAPEEDFWLYAVERGGTDAPDR